A genomic window from Lotus japonicus ecotype B-129 chromosome 1, LjGifu_v1.2 includes:
- the LOC130729566 gene encoding high affinity nitrate transporter 2.7, with product MQHQPHRDFPTKPPSSTVSLDADGKTTDFRPFSAAKSPQMRTFHLSWLNLFSCFFATFSIPPLIPVIRDDLHLTASEIGAAGSASFAGAIVSRLLMGPICDLVGPRIASGTLSLITAPIILATSLASTPQSFIIIRFLVGFSIATFVSNQFWTSSMFSPSCVGAANAVAAGWANMGSGVTQLLMPLLYSLIMSLFHVPSSTAWRLSFILPAIFQALTGILVLAFGHDPVPSRNRKVGPKESVFSVVMGGLRDYRGWILGLLYGFCFGVEMTTDNIIAGYFYDRFGVNLQTAGTIAACFGMANFFSRPTGGLVSDAMGKRFGVRGRLWALWVVQTVAGLLCVLLGRVNSLWSSIVVMCCFSVFVQAASGLTFGVVPFVSSRSLGVISGMTGSGGTIGAVVTQLLLFSGDTMSKQTSISLMGLMMIICTLPVTLIYFPQGGGMFCGPTSNDDPLEENYTLLE from the exons ATGCAACATCAACCTCACCGTGACTTCCCTACTAAACCCCCTTCTTCCACCGTCTCCCTTGACGCCGATGGGAAAACCACCGACTTCCGCCCATTCTCCGCCGCCAAGTCACCGCAAATGCGCACCTTCCATCTCTCATGGCTAAACCTCTTCTCCTGCTTCTTCGCCACCTTCTCCATACCCCCTCTCATCCCCGTCATCCGTGACGACCTCCACCTCACCGCCTCCGAAATCGGCGCCGCTGGCTCCGCCTCCTTCGCCGGCGCCATCGTCTCCCGCCTCCTCATGGGGCCCATCTGCGACCTCGTGGGCCCGCGCATCGCCTCCGGGACCCTCTCACTCATCACCGCCCCGATCATCCTAGCAACCTCCCTCGCCTCCACCCCTCaatccttcatcatcatccgATTCCTCGTCGGATTCTCCATCGCCACCTTCGTCTCCAACCAGTTCTGGACCAGCTCCATGTTCTCCCCCTCCTGCGTCGGCGCCGCTAACGCCGTCGCCGCCGGGTGGGCCAACATGGGCTCCGGCGTCACACAGCTCCTCATGCCCCTCCTCTACTCCCTCATCATGTCCCTCTTCCACGTCCCTTCCTCCACCGCGTGGCGATTATCCTTCATCCTCCCGGCGATTTTCCAAGCCCTCACAG GTATCTTAGTGTTGGCGTTCGGGCATGATCCGGTGCCATCGCGTAACCGCAAAGTGGGGCCGAAGGAGAGCGTGTTCAGCGTGGTGATGGGCGGTTTAAGGGACTACAGAGGGTGGATTCTGGGCTTACTCTACGGATTTTGTTTCGGTGTAGAGATGACAACGGACAACATCATAGCGGGTTACTTCTACGACAGGTTTGGGGTGAACCTACAAACAGCGGGGACCATCGCGGCGTGTTTCGGGATGGCGAATTTCTTCTCGCGGCCGACGGGAGGGTTGGTTTCCGACGCAATGGGGAAGAGGTTCGGTGTTCGAGGGAGATTGTGGGCTCTGTGGGTGGTGCAGACGGTGGCGGGTTTGCTGTGCGTTTTGCTGGGGCGAGTTAACTCGCTGTGGAGCTCGATCGTAGTGATGTGTTGTTTCTCAGTGTTTGTTCAAGCTGCTTCTGGCCTCACGTTTGGCGTGGTCCCTTTTGTTTCAAGCAG ATCACTAGGGGTAATATCAGGAATGACAGGGAGTGGTGGGACGATTGGGGCTGTTGTCACTCAATTGCTCCTGTTTTCCGGGGACACCATGTCAAAGCAAACAAGCATATCCTTGATGGGACTGATGATGATAATTTGTACTCTTCCAGTAACCTTGATCTACTTCCCTCAAGGGGGAGGCATGTTTTGTGGTCCTACCTCAAATGATGATCCCCTCGAAGAAAATTATACCTTGCTGGAGTAG